From Streptomyces qinzhouensis, one genomic window encodes:
- a CDS encoding rhomboid family intramembrane serine protease — MSPWQQTARRALGAVARRAPRGTRRTTGTGAGCPPEDGGSPAPGAAVSGPGRADGGTPVVTWALIAVCCAVFLVGPGSGLNPAYGTGDALAAARGAYFARWGVIPAELAGGAPGALLTPFTALFVHGNWLHLLGNMLFLYVFGAMTEEHLGRLRFTLFYLGAGAAALAAYAAANADSEQTLIGASGAISAVLGAFLFLFPKARVTSLFPFLFFLPLRFPARVVLVFWFVLQWLAATGLGQGSPAVAYLAHLVGFAIGFLYAWGRFRRPARVRPPAAATEGDSQP; from the coding sequence GTGAGTCCTTGGCAGCAGACGGCCCGGCGTGCGCTCGGCGCGGTGGCGCGGCGGGCACCCCGCGGAACGCGCCGTACGACCGGGACCGGAGCGGGATGCCCACCGGAGGACGGAGGCTCTCCCGCACCCGGGGCGGCGGTCTCAGGGCCCGGCCGGGCGGACGGCGGCACCCCGGTCGTCACCTGGGCGCTGATCGCCGTCTGCTGCGCGGTCTTCCTCGTCGGGCCCGGCTCGGGGCTCAATCCCGCCTACGGCACCGGGGACGCCCTCGCGGCGGCCCGCGGCGCGTACTTCGCCCGCTGGGGGGTGATCCCCGCCGAGCTCGCCGGCGGGGCACCGGGCGCCCTGCTCACCCCCTTCACCGCGCTCTTCGTCCACGGCAACTGGCTGCATCTCCTCGGGAACATGCTCTTCCTCTACGTATTCGGCGCCATGACCGAGGAACACCTGGGACGACTGCGGTTCACCCTCTTCTATCTGGGGGCCGGAGCTGCGGCGCTGGCCGCCTACGCGGCCGCCAACGCGGACTCCGAGCAGACCCTGATCGGCGCCTCGGGCGCGATCTCGGCCGTACTCGGAGCCTTTCTGTTCCTCTTCCCGAAAGCCCGGGTCACCAGTCTCTTCCCGTTCCTCTTCTTCCTGCCGCTGCGCTTCCCGGCCCGGGTGGTGCTGGTCTTCTGGTTCGTGCTCCAGTGGCTGGCGGCGACCGGGCTGGGCCAGGGCTCGCCCGCGGTGGCCTATCTGGCGCATCTGGTGGGGTTCGCGATCGGCTTCCTCTACGCGTGGGGACGATTCCGGCGTCCGGCTAGAGTGAGGCCCCCAGCAGCGGCCACCGAAGGAGACAGCCAACCGTGA
- a CDS encoding Lrp/AsnC family transcriptional regulator, with protein sequence MITAIVLIKTSVDRIPEIADEIAALEDVSEVFSVTGTYDLIAMVRVARHENLADVIPGRISKVEGVLGTDTHVAFRTYSQHDLEAAFAIGLDS encoded by the coding sequence GTGATCACCGCGATCGTGCTCATCAAGACCAGCGTGGACCGCATTCCCGAGATCGCCGACGAGATCGCGGCGCTGGAGGATGTGAGCGAGGTCTTCTCGGTGACCGGAACCTACGATCTGATCGCCATGGTCCGGGTGGCCCGGCACGAGAACCTCGCCGATGTGATCCCGGGCCGGATCAGCAAGGTCGAGGGCGTCCTCGGCACCGACACCCATGTCGCGTTCCGCACCTACTCCCAGCACGACCTGGAGGCCGCCTTCGCCATCGGCCTCGACTCCTGA